One region of Primulina tabacum isolate GXHZ01 chromosome 1, ASM2559414v2, whole genome shotgun sequence genomic DNA includes:
- the LOC142518988 gene encoding uncharacterized protein LOC142518988 yields the protein MYRPNRVLRQFGMRQRIPEPATDGDYLHNLSRVGHRNFDWKEFHSGLIEIWKNKETHIVEDMLVSGHMMVDYQYKKWYDNITIRFISPNSEGIGYSSGQAYFRAIVDEEATTLTNRFRGLSVHEQSREALEEAIQDDWRIGSRLRDALNRVSNEEEVQHDIPRRNSFQNREECSRRRRRESGSSSSSGSQQHRRPHGFDVTATSHGHCMRGSSRGHDMSGTSHRPSTVSNVDYRPSMQYGFHTTYVANSVSFIDLLNSDHRQFDDEVRSFNHEVRPNYLTSPIPFHGFSATSSANDPYGLNREHNTETEHNTDMEAEQLNLRRSLRVRIPRGCGTSHFYYY from the exons ATGTATCGTCCAAATCGGGTGTTGCGTCAATTTGGAATGCGACAACGAATTCCCGAACCCGCAACTGATGGGGATTATCTACACAACTTGTCCCGAGTAGGACATCGTAATTTTGATTGGAAAGAATTTCATAGTGGTCTGATTGAGATATGGAAAAATAAGGAAACACATATCGTGGAGGATATGCTCGTCTCTGGACACATGATGGTGGACTATCAATATAAGAAATGGTACGACAACATCACTATACGATTCATTTCTCCAAATAGCGAAGGAATTGGTTACTCCAGTGGACAAGCATATTTCCGAGCCATTGTG GACGAGGAAGCAACCACACTCACAAATCGATTCAGAGGGCTTAGCGTACATGAACAATCGAGGGAAGCACTTGAGGAAGCCATTCAAGATGATTGGAGAATTGGTTCACGTCTTCGTGATGCACTGAATAGGGTATCTAATGAAGAAGAAGTGCAACATGATATACCACGTAGAAACTCGTTTCAAAATCGTGAGGAATGTAGCCGTCGTCGACGACGTGAATCGGGTTCTAGTAGCTCATCTGGTTCACAGCAACATCGTAGACCACATGGATTCGACGTCACTGCCACTTCACATGGACATTGCATGCGTGGGTCATCACGTGGTCATGACATGTCTGGAACGTCACATAGACCATCAACAGTGTCTAATGTTGACTATCGCCCATCAATGCAATACGGTTTTCACACTACGTACGTTGCTAACAGTGTATCATTCATTGATCTACTAAATTCTGACCATCGACAGTTTGATGATGAAGTGCGCTCGTTTAATCATGAAGTGCGTCCAAACTATTTGACTTCACCGATTCCATTCCATGGATTTTCTGCCACATCATCTGCTAATGATCCATATGGTTTAAACAGAGAACACAATACGGAGACAGAACATAATACGGATATGGAAGCAGAACAGTTGAACTTGCGAAGAAGTCTACGAGTGCGTATACCACGTGGTTGTGGCACTAGCCATTTCTATTACTACTAG
- the LOC142544411 gene encoding FCS-Like Zinc finger 8-like gives MGSNRSKTVASKQALMADQSNSLLSPTRTPTTPISSFLGSPRFFLTKNLSDAEANVMSPTSILDPKVSSSFVNPFGYDISLSNLPSKQEQEAIGLALIDSLNEEKNDENGNFSKPLSRMVLFGSKLKVQIPSNDHTSSHSPAQSPKSTADFGIKTRNSQCFSPFSGNPEKYFSRQLSLKEMELSEDYTCVITHGPNPKTTHIFDDCIVENCCLNDDITSDHPREMESGFEITVSTFPSPNFLSYCHTCGDILEQGKDIYIYRGEKAFCSHECRCQEMIMDGMKNPKLDDNF, from the exons ATGGGGAGTAATAGATCTAAAACAGTGGCCAGCAAGCAAGCTCTCATGGCGGATCAAAGCAATTCATTGCTTTCTCCTACTAGAACTCCCACCACACCAATTTCATCTTTCTTGGGATCACCAAGGTTCTTCTTGACCAAGAATCTTTCTGATGCAGAAGCTAATGTAATGAGTCCAACTTCAATCCTTGACCCCAAAGTTTCATCCAGTTTTGTGAACCCTTTTGGCTATGATATCAGTCTATCCAATCTTCCAAgtaaacaagaacaagaagcCATTGGATTGGCCCTTATTGATTCACTCAATGAGGAGAAGAATGATGAAAATGGAAACTTTAGCAAGCCATTGAGCAGAATGGTTCTGTTTGGATCAAAACTTAAGGTACAGATTCCATCCAATGATCACACCTCTTCACATTCTCCGGCTCAATCTCCAAAATCTACGGCGGATTTCGGAATCAAGACTAGGAATTCTCAGTGCTTCAGCCCTTTTTCCGGCAACCCGGAAAAGTACTTTAGCAGGCAGCTATCTTTGAAAGAAATGGAGCTTTCTGAGGATTATACTTGCGTGATCACCCACGGCCCGAATCCAAAAACCACTCATATTTTCGATGATTGTATTGTGGAGAATTGCTGCTTAAATGATGACATAACTTCTGATCATCCAAGGGAAATGGAAAGTGGTTTTGAAATCACTGTTTCAACTTTTCCAtcaccaaatttcttgagctaTTGTCACACTTGCGGAGACATTCTTGAACAAGGCAAAGATATTTACATTTACAG AGGTGAAAAAGCCTTTTGCAGCCATGAATGCCGCTGCCAAGAAATGATCATGGACGGAATGAAGAACCCGAAGTTGGATGATAATTTTTAA
- the LOC142510061 gene encoding uncharacterized protein LOC142510061 encodes MGFDDGGGTSNVVVGEDEQPNNWDRYVNNHVVEQTIPWADDGRRWESSARRRCYPYEITPFTSYDEQTRRDFFIDSYHDEDSDEDSPSNDSEDGNVDENDDNNAFERDVGYSQVPNEGTSSQAWRQGTVPDNIQADRSIICEDPPFFSQVYDEQIPDSTDLPYASRTTFYNPERGDLCINMIFKDKKEMIASVKDYSVRVARREYRAVQSSPTFWKVCCKNKSSTMPCHWGLRASLKVKSGYWKITKYGGSHTCISSHLGLDHHNMDMNMVANTLVGIVRCDPSYEIKYVMQLIKDKFGYNISYHKAWHSLRRSVENVYGTWESSVRRLPRYMGALVKHNSGSIVEWNHIDTYNPTVKILNYVFWAFRPCIDGFEHCRTVISIDGTHLYTKYKHTMLIAVGLDANNQVLPLAFSIVDEETYDSWKWFLDNLSKHVIRGARGICLISDRHQAIVSAVDDVPDFKPPRGVHRFCLRHVCSNFNNQFKNVHLKDLCWRAGTQHQIRKFDATMDAIKNLNPNAYRYLCGISREKWTMGHDGGWRRGMMTTNMSECLNGVLKGARRLPISAIVQLTIGRCVKYFFDRKERITYMVANNQPWPDFAFHKYEKWSIKSSNHSVSRYEISDKSASVVTRGRLGHNEHVQVVNLSTRDCSCGKWTIFGIPCSHAICTAKWYGLDPMELMQPWFSMHRYVKTYEGRFIPIPDEGYWDDAEFELNHNQCRREKRRADRHRTSRIHNEMDRPTTRERQAYARGGTL; translated from the coding sequence ATGGGCTTCGATGATGGAGGAGGCACTTCAAATGTTGTTGTGGGTGAAGATGAACAGCCAAATAATTGGGATCGATATGTGAATAATCATGTGGTTGAACAAACCATTCCATGGGCAGATGATGGGCGTAGATGGGAGTCTAGTGCAAGAAGAAGGTGTTATCCGTATGAAATTACTCCGTTCACATCATATGATGAACAAACGAGACGTGATTTCTTTATAGATAGTTACCACGATGAGGATAGTGATGAAGATTCACCTTCCAACGATTCTGAAGATGGTAAtgttgatgaaaatgatgataataATGCATTTGAACGTGATGTCGGTTATTCACAAGTTCCAAATGAGGGTACATCATCTCAAGCATGGAGGCAAGGTACGGTGCCTGACAATATTCAAGCGGATAGGTCGATAATCTGTGAAGATCCACCATTTTTCAGCCAAGTGTACGATGAGCAAATTCCAGATTCTACAGATCTCCCATATGCAAGTCGCACGACCTTTTACAACCCTGAAAGAGGCGATTTGTGCATCAACATGATATTCAAGGACAAAAAAGAAATGATTGCCAGTGTCAAGGACTACTCTGTTAGGGTCGCACGACGTGAGTACCGTGCCGTCCAAAGCTCACCGACGTTCTGGAAAGTTTGCTGCAAAAATAAGTCTTCAACTATGCCATGTCATTGGGGTCTTCGAGCATCGCTCAAGGTGAAGTCGGGCTATTGGAAAATCACTAAGTATGGAGGGTCACATACGTGTATCTCTAGTCATCTCGGCCTTGACCATCATAACATGGACATGAACATGGTGGCAAACACTCTTGTGGGTATAGTTCGTTGTGACCCTTCATACGAAATCAAATATGTAATGCAACTGATTAAGGACAAATTTGGGTACAATATTTCGTATCACAAGGCATGGCATAGCTTGAGGCGATCTGTTGAGAATGTTTATGGAACATGGGAAAGTTCTGTTCGACGACTACCGAGATATATGGGCGCCCTCGTGAAGCACAATTCAGGCTCTATCGTTGAGTGGAAccatattgatacgtataacCCAACAGTGAAGATTTTGAACTATGTGTTTTGGGCATTCAGACCGTGCATAGATGGGTTTGAACATTGTCGTACGGTTATTAGCATTGACGGAACCCACTTATATACCAAGTACAAGCACACAATGTTGATAGCAGTGGGATTGGATGCAAACAATCAGGTGTTGCCATTGGCTTTTTCGATTGTTGATGAAGAGACGTACGACTCATGGAAATGGTTTCTTGATAATCTAAGCAAACATGTCATTCGTGGGGCTAGAGGTATATGTCTTATCTCTGATAGGCATCAGGCTATTGTAAGCGCCGTGGATGATGTACCAGATTTCAAACCTCCTCGTGGAGTACATCGTTTTTGTTTGCGCCATGTATGCTCAAACTTCAACAATCAGTTTAAGAATGTTCATTTGAAAGATCTTTGTTGGCGAGCGGGCACTCAACATCAGATACGTAAGTTTGATGCCACAATGGATGCAATTAAAAACCTTAACCCGAATGCGTATcgatatttgtgtgggatttcaCGTGAGAAGTGGACGATGGGCCATGATGGTGGATGGCGTCGTGGTATGATGACGACAAATATGTCTGAGTGTTTGAATGGTGTGTTGAAGGGTGCAAGACGTCTTCCTATTTCAGCAATTGTGCAGTTAACAATTGGACGTTGTGTAAAATATTTCTTCGATCGTAAGGAAAGAATTACCTATATGGTGGCAAACAACCAACCGTGGCCTGATTTTGCATTCCACAAATACGAGAAATGGTCAATCAAATCAAGCAATCACAGTGTTAGCAGATACGAAATCAGTGACAAATCTGCATCCGTAGTAACACGAGGACGACTAGGACATAATGAACATGTACAAGTTGTGAACTTGAGTACTCGTGATTGCTCTTGCGGAAAATGGACAATTTTTGGAATACCTTGCTCTCATGCCATATGTACAGCAAAGTGGTACGGTTTGGACCCGATGGAATTAATGCAGCCGTGGTTTAGTATGCACCGATATGTTAAAACATATGAAGGAAGATTTATCCCAATACCAGATGAAGGATATTGGGATGACGCTGAATTTGAATTAAACCATAACCAATGTCGACGTGAAAAACGAAGAGCTGATAGACATAGAACATCAAGGATACATAATGAGATGGATCGACCAACAACAAGAGAGAGACAGGCTTATGCACGTGGTGGTACATTATAA
- the LOC142510045 gene encoding serine/threonine-protein phosphatase 7 long form homolog, protein MSHTAEEWRQKCVELLGFAPTASLVTGGRLSISVLNAHCRENQIDNDSSDLEVVQYTRCIALMVIGGCMFPDSRGGVVSLMYLQLLLNIPRVSRYSWGSAVLSFLYRELCKSSIIGRKIICGPLLILQVWAWSRMTSLSLDVHGFCHIVPAAPDVNDNDYDTILPIAPYGARWARHFSHTHTSTHSVRIIREILDLMEDGQRSMCKHSSQDIKGKYGDVYAL, encoded by the exons ATGAGTCACACGGCTGAAGAATGGCGTCAAAAATGCGTCGAGTTACTAGGTTTTGCACCCACTGCATCTTTAGTGACTGGAGGACGCTTATCGATATCTGTTTTAAACGCACACTGCAGAGAAAATCAGATTGACAACGACAGTTCAGACTTGGAGGTGGTGCAATATACTCGATGTATTGCCCTGATGGTAATTGGAGGATGCATGTTCCCTGATTCTCGTGGTGGTGTTGTGAGTCTTATGTATTTGCAGCTACTTCTTAATATTCCACGGGTGAGTAGGTATAGTTGGGGAAGCGCTGTATTATCTTTCCTGTATCGCGAGTTATGTAAATCATCAATTATAGGGAGGAAAATAATTTGTGGGCCTTTGTTGATCTTACAG gtttgggcatggagcaggaTGACATCGCTTAGTCTTGATGTACATGGTTTTTGCCATATTGTTCCTGCAGCCCCCGATGTAAATGATAACGACTATGATACAATTCTTCCAATTGCTCCTTATGGTGCAAG gTGGGCTCGTCATTTTAGTCATACTCATACATCTACCCACTCAGTACGTATTATACGTGAGATACTTGATCTTATGGAAGATGGTCAG CGCTCGATGTGCAAGCATTCATCACAGGACATCAAGGGGAAATATGGCGATGTGTATGCCCTCTAA